The following is a genomic window from uncultured Hyphomonas sp..
CAGACGCCTGAGCGCCTGACGCCGTCCCTCAATTTCAGATTTCGATAGCGCCTGACCCACGGGTCTGGACCCAGAAGGCGTGAATGACGCCCGGCAGCCAGCCGATCAGCGTGAGAAGCACGTTGAGCAGAAGCTGCGTACCGATCCCTTCCTTCAGTGCCACAGGCACGGGCGGGAACAGGATGGTGAGCAGGATCATCAGAATAGACATGATTTAACCTTTCTCGTCAGCTGTTCTGTCCGATCAACGCCCGGGCGGGACAGTCGTTCCATCTGCCGTCATCGCGTCCAATTGGCGGTTTGACGCGGTGCACCATTGGGCCTAGGCCTATCGGCAAAAGTCAGGGGCCGTGATCATGTCACAGAAAACACCGCGTAATTTCTTCAAGCCCGCTCGCCATCGGCGCGCCGGAACCTGATGCGGGACCTTCCCGTCAAGCTGGAGCG
Proteins encoded in this region:
- a CDS encoding YqaE/Pmp3 family membrane protein → MSILMILLTILFPPVPVALKEGIGTQLLLNVLLTLIGWLPGVIHAFWVQTRGSGAIEI